One region of Termitidicoccus mucosus genomic DNA includes:
- a CDS encoding DNRLRE domain-containing protein, whose protein sequence is MIPLRLCPSAARLLAALLALLPAAVAPTADAADTRTVTFQNGAGGYSGARETVIVFDKDSAADPQTLWIDREYKEKSNTLVTEKQALLRFSGLFGSAPGQISPGAAVTKAVLTLRTGKSKGANSTHRILFNRMLVPWNERASWDTQTWNSDGIQADGREAVSVTDALFVPHQIDTAYNIDVTASLRAWAAGAPNHGWVLRDVRDQLNPAGLVSSLVSTVSRRPLLTVTYEPVAIPVPSVTALSAVPAGPGAATLSLRPSGAIGGGKLTVVFQGRPASPAPDYKIALIPDTQYYTRPRFGGTTQMLVSQMDWLAANAKKLGIVCALQLGDISDTGDADENEWRNASKHGLYLLENPKTTGLPEGLPYSPAVGNHDQRYRNHNGEIVWDGPAKLYNKYFGVEHFQDKSYYGGHYGNDNNNHYMLVDAGAEKLILISLEFKRPSTDPGVLKWASALLDRHADRRAILVTHGALLPGIPGEFLADGAAAHKALRHHKNLMLIIGGHVTGEGRRTDVFEGATVHSILQDFQFDGKGGEGFLGLITCSPGQNKIRVQTYSPWTNTWRTDPDGDYTLDYDFGAARADFAELGRVNADDGATASFRWENLKPGSAFEWRAEVSNGKKSTLTEPQVFEASR, encoded by the coding sequence ATGATTCCTCTCCGTCTTTGCCCGTCCGCCGCGCGGCTCCTCGCTGCGCTCCTCGCTCTCCTTCCCGCCGCCGTCGCGCCCACGGCGGATGCAGCCGACACCCGCACCGTCACCTTCCAAAACGGCGCCGGCGGCTACTCTGGCGCGCGCGAAACCGTCATCGTCTTCGACAAGGATTCCGCCGCCGATCCCCAGACCCTCTGGATTGACCGGGAATACAAGGAAAAGAGCAACACCCTCGTCACCGAAAAGCAGGCGCTCCTCCGCTTCTCCGGCCTCTTCGGCTCCGCACCCGGCCAGATTTCCCCCGGAGCCGCCGTCACCAAGGCCGTCCTCACCCTCCGCACCGGCAAAAGCAAGGGCGCCAACTCCACCCACCGCATCCTTTTCAACCGGATGCTGGTCCCTTGGAATGAGCGCGCCTCCTGGGACACCCAAACCTGGAACTCCGACGGCATCCAGGCCGACGGCAGGGAAGCCGTCTCCGTCACCGACGCCCTCTTCGTCCCCCATCAGATCGACACCGCCTACAACATAGACGTCACCGCCTCCCTCCGCGCCTGGGCCGCCGGCGCCCCCAACCACGGCTGGGTCCTCCGCGATGTCCGCGACCAACTCAATCCCGCGGGTCTCGTCTCCTCCCTCGTCTCCACGGTCTCCCGCCGCCCCCTCCTCACCGTCACCTACGAGCCCGTCGCCATCCCCGTCCCCTCCGTCACCGCGCTGTCCGCCGTGCCCGCCGGCCCCGGCGCCGCCACGCTTTCCCTGCGTCCCTCCGGCGCCATCGGCGGCGGCAAACTCACCGTCGTCTTCCAGGGCCGCCCCGCCTCCCCGGCGCCCGATTATAAAATCGCCCTCATCCCCGACACCCAATATTATACCCGGCCCCGGTTCGGCGGCACCACCCAGATGCTCGTCTCCCAAATGGACTGGCTCGCCGCCAACGCCAAAAAACTCGGCATCGTCTGCGCCCTCCAGCTCGGCGACATCTCCGATACCGGCGACGCTGACGAGAACGAATGGCGCAACGCCTCCAAACACGGCCTCTACCTCCTCGAGAATCCAAAAACCACCGGCCTCCCCGAGGGCCTTCCCTACAGCCCCGCCGTCGGCAACCACGACCAGCGCTACCGCAACCACAACGGCGAAATCGTCTGGGACGGCCCCGCCAAGCTATACAATAAATATTTCGGCGTGGAGCACTTTCAGGACAAATCCTATTATGGCGGGCACTACGGCAACGATAACAACAACCACTATATGCTCGTCGATGCCGGCGCCGAAAAACTCATCCTGATCTCCCTCGAATTCAAGCGTCCCTCCACCGATCCCGGCGTCCTCAAGTGGGCCTCCGCCCTCCTCGACCGGCACGCCGACCGCCGCGCCATCCTCGTCACCCACGGCGCCCTGCTTCCCGGCATCCCGGGCGAGTTCCTCGCCGACGGCGCCGCCGCCCACAAGGCCCTGCGTCATCACAAAAACCTCATGCTCATCATCGGCGGCCATGTCACCGGCGAAGGCCGCCGCACCGATGTCTTCGAGGGCGCGACCGTCCACTCCATCCTCCAGGACTTCCAGTTCGACGGCAAGGGCGGCGAGGGCTTCCTCGGCCTTATCACCTGCTCGCCGGGACAGAATAAAATCCGCGTGCAAACCTACTCGCCCTGGACAAACACCTGGCGCACCGACCCCGACGGCGACTACACGCTCGACTACGACTTCGGCGCGGCCCGCGCGGACTTCGCCGAGCTGGGCCGCGTCAACGCGGACGACGGCGCCACCGCGTCATTCCGCTGGGAAAACCTGAAACCCGGCTCCGCCTTCGAATGGCGCGCCGAGGTCTCCAACGGCAAAAAATCCACCCTCACCGAACCGCAGGTTTTTGAAGCATCCCGATGA
- a CDS encoding endonuclease/exonuclease/phosphatase family protein has translation MTPAHHAAFRAGLLLLLALVLPARAATAQAPAAPVRVLTFNILASQPSWEKSAKCEPWAVRKPIVLEIMRDCSGGAPYDFIGTQETAVHPDAALHQVNQLADALPGYDSLYAACSGERNGKTHQEFSLSNMIFWRKDRWKIDRADHGTFWLSDTPEAPGSNQWAPGGKGGKRNVTYGLFHEIADGKRTGRKVYFFNTHLNVFVPGARAQSAFLIMERIQKRWTQSAPVILTGDFNSKRDSIVYKYLTGAPVDFENERHAPPLALSEAFAAAGPQNDLPGIDFIFSTGGLGPRSAAKITTRRDGVRPSDHYPVEAVLEWK, from the coding sequence ATGACCCCCGCACACCATGCCGCCTTCCGCGCGGGACTGCTCCTGCTCCTCGCGCTTGTTCTCCCCGCCCGCGCCGCCACCGCGCAGGCGCCCGCCGCGCCCGTGCGCGTGCTCACCTTCAACATCCTCGCCTCCCAGCCGTCGTGGGAAAAGAGCGCCAAATGCGAGCCTTGGGCCGTCCGCAAACCCATTGTCCTCGAAATCATGCGCGACTGCTCCGGCGGCGCGCCCTACGATTTCATCGGCACGCAGGAAACCGCCGTCCACCCCGACGCCGCGCTGCACCAAGTCAACCAGCTCGCCGACGCCCTGCCCGGCTACGATTCCCTCTACGCCGCGTGCAGCGGCGAGCGAAACGGCAAAACCCACCAGGAATTTTCCCTTTCCAACATGATCTTCTGGCGCAAGGACCGCTGGAAAATCGACCGCGCCGACCATGGCACCTTCTGGCTCTCCGACACCCCCGAGGCCCCCGGCTCCAACCAATGGGCGCCCGGCGGCAAGGGCGGCAAACGCAACGTCACCTACGGCCTGTTTCATGAAATCGCCGACGGCAAACGCACCGGCAGAAAGGTGTATTTCTTCAACACACACCTCAACGTCTTCGTGCCCGGGGCCCGCGCGCAATCCGCGTTCCTCATCATGGAGCGCATCCAAAAGCGCTGGACCCAGTCCGCGCCGGTGATTTTGACGGGCGACTTCAATTCCAAACGCGATTCGATTGTATATAAATATCTCACCGGCGCGCCGGTGGACTTTGAAAACGAACGACACGCCCCGCCGCTGGCGCTGTCCGAGGCGTTTGCCGCGGCCGGTCCGCAAAACGACCTGCCGGGCATCGACTTTATATTCTCGACCGGCGGGCTGGGACCGCGCTCCGCCGCCAAAATCACCACCCGCCGCGACGGCGTCCGCCCGAGCGACCATTACCCCGTCGAGGCGGTGCTCGAATGGAAATAA
- a CDS encoding MFS transporter: MFKRLLAFFRVSAPSANRLPPGDETDALYKRLRWQVFLAGTVGYSLFYVCRTTLNVIKKPMLDAGLVDASQLGYVGSALLFAYAIGKCVNGFFADHSNIKRFMAAGLAVSACANLVMGVMGFTAGLVSSATLTVIFAVMWTVSGWGQSVGSPCAVIGLTRWYPLKQRGTYYGFFSLSHNLGEFLSYVLVGIVVSIAGWQWGFWGAAFAGALGVLAILFMLHDNPESRGLPRIEVLTGESIAQTAAPAESTLSLQMLAMRTPGVWILAASSAFMYMARYAVNSWGVLFLQETKEPLLVTLEPGVRSIIKFFGKDSGDGNFLLLVATSIISINALLGILGTVLSGWFSDRFFKGDRRLPALMFGVLYSISLALFLYGGDSPFINILSMVLFGIAVGVLICFLGGLMAVDLVPRKATGAAMGVVGMASYIAAGLQEILSGWLIDSRAVVVDGVKHHDFSHAAFFWVAASVISFLLLLPLLGGKSKAARPERGKNSSQS, from the coding sequence ATGTTCAAACGCCTCCTTGCCTTTTTCCGCGTCAGCGCGCCCTCCGCCAACCGCCTTCCGCCCGGCGACGAAACGGATGCGCTTTACAAGCGCCTGCGCTGGCAGGTTTTTCTGGCCGGCACCGTCGGCTACAGCCTGTTTTATGTCTGCCGCACCACGCTCAACGTGATCAAAAAACCCATGCTGGACGCCGGACTGGTTGACGCCAGCCAGCTCGGCTACGTCGGCTCCGCGCTGCTCTTCGCCTATGCCATCGGCAAGTGCGTCAACGGTTTCTTCGCCGACCACTCCAATATCAAGCGTTTCATGGCGGCCGGCCTCGCAGTCTCGGCCTGCGCCAACCTCGTCATGGGAGTGATGGGCTTCACCGCCGGGCTGGTTTCAAGCGCAACCCTGACCGTCATCTTCGCGGTGATGTGGACGGTGAGCGGTTGGGGACAGTCTGTCGGCTCGCCCTGCGCGGTCATCGGGCTGACACGCTGGTATCCCTTGAAACAGCGCGGCACCTACTACGGCTTTTTCAGCCTGAGCCATAACCTCGGCGAATTTTTGTCCTACGTGCTTGTGGGCATCGTGGTTTCCATCGCCGGCTGGCAATGGGGTTTCTGGGGCGCGGCGTTCGCCGGCGCGCTGGGCGTGCTCGCGATTTTGTTCATGTTGCACGACAACCCCGAAAGTCGCGGTCTGCCACGCATCGAGGTGCTCACCGGCGAGTCAATCGCGCAAACCGCCGCGCCCGCCGAAAGCACGCTCTCGCTTCAAATGCTGGCGATGCGCACGCCCGGGGTGTGGATACTCGCCGCATCCAGCGCGTTCATGTATATGGCGCGTTACGCGGTGAACAGTTGGGGCGTGCTCTTTTTGCAGGAGACAAAGGAGCCTCTGCTGGTGACGCTGGAGCCTGGCGTCCGGTCTATCATCAAGTTTTTTGGCAAAGACAGCGGGGACGGGAATTTTCTGCTGCTCGTGGCCACGAGTATCATTTCCATTAACGCCCTCCTCGGCATCCTCGGCACCGTGCTCTCGGGCTGGTTTTCCGACAGGTTTTTCAAAGGCGACCGCCGTCTGCCGGCTTTGATGTTCGGCGTGCTCTACAGCATCTCGCTCGCGCTTTTCCTATACGGAGGCGACAGCCCGTTCATTAATATTCTGAGCATGGTTTTGTTCGGCATCGCGGTCGGCGTGCTCATCTGTTTCCTCGGCGGCCTGATGGCGGTCGACCTCGTGCCGCGCAAGGCCACCGGCGCGGCGATGGGCGTTGTCGGCATGGCCAGTTACATCGCGGCCGGCTTGCAGGAAATCTTGAGCGGCTGGCTCATCGACTCGCGCGCCGTCGTGGTCGATGGTGTCAAGCACCACGACTTCAGCCACGCCGCCTTCTTTTGGGTCGCGGCGTCCGTCATCTCATTCCTGCTCCTTCTGCCCCTCCTCGGGGGCAAATCCAAGGCCGCCCGCCCCGAGCGCGGAAAAAATTCCTCTCAATCATGA